A stretch of Gallus gallus isolate bGalGal1 chromosome 2, bGalGal1.mat.broiler.GRCg7b, whole genome shotgun sequence DNA encodes these proteins:
- the LOC101750420 gene encoding dynein beta chain, ciliary-like translates to MKLLEDALLPCTKTRKEVLWEFPSHPSHYLASPPYKPKLKAQTTLIIFTVTRDRLEEQLLAEEQFPDLENHKAVEVMDAFRGLEKDIEVST, encoded by the exons ATGAAGCTACTGGAAGATGCACTCTTGCCCTGTACCAAGACTCGAAAAGAAGTTCTCTGG GAATTTCCATCTCATCCCTCACACTATCTGGCTAGCCCTCCCTACAAGCCAAAGCTGAAGGCTCAGACCACCCTCATTATTTTCACTGTCACCAGGGACAGGCTGGAAGAACAGCTGTTGGCTGAGGAACAGTTTCCTGACTTGGAAAACCATAAg GCTGTGGAAGTGATGGATGCATTCAGGGGGTTAGAGAAAGATATTGAAGTATCCACCTAG